AAGAAGACACCAAAAGTGACTCCATATTAAGGAACGTGCAAAATGGCAATGCTAATGGTAATGTCTTTGGCATAGGAGCCATTCAAAGGGTGGCAACAAGATGGGAAACAATATTGGTGCCAGCATTGATCTAGCGCCAACAGAAACACTCAATCTCTGCCAATAAAGGGTCGGTGAAGCTTTCGTTTTGTTGATGCGCAGGTTGACTGCTTTGCAAGAGAGTCTAGGACTCTTAAGTGACACTAGGAGGCATTACGAAATAGTATGGCTCTAACACTATGGCAGTAATTGAACTTAGAACTGCGACTAGATAACAGGATGCACATAGGGTATAGGGAGACATgttgatgaggaagaagaaaagactCGAGATACTTGACTAATAATATTTAGATTAACGAGAAACAAAGATAACGCTGTTAAGGAAGAGGTATGATAAGATCTTATACCAGCTAACATACTGATAGCTAGGAACTCTCAGCCAGCCCTAGCTCATTGTGCAAAAGTACCACTGGCAGCTCCCAATGCTCCCCcattacaaaaaaaaacacataattAAGGTTTGGATATTATTCAACTCTTCTTTAAAGGCGAAAGAAAGATAGAGACAAATTAAGTCAGTGTACTGTACTAGAGGAAGGAATAAAACAAAATCAACCATAGAAAAATTTGGGTTAAGGCATTAATTAGCAGTGATATACCCTTTGTTGAGTTTTCAATCACCATTCATATATCTGCGGTTGCAATATGATGTGATACTATTCATGGAGAAAATCCTAATACCAGCAACAGCAACATCCAAACCAGAAGCAGCATCCTAGTAATACACATGATTTTTTTCATAGATAAATGGTTACATTTATTAATAACAAAGTGGTTGGAGGTTGGGCAACCAGTTCTGCAAATAAATACATATGTTGACTAAATAAGGTAAAAGAAAATTTTAAAGAATAAGAAACAGACCTGCAGAAGAAAATTGGATGCAACACACAACCTGAACTGTCTACTTGACATCTTCTCTTGGTCTCCTCTCTAAACTTGTCAACATGTAGTACCTCACAAGGGCCATGAATAGCAGAAACTAACACAATTCTATCATTGTTTGAACCATATACCTGCAAGAGGACAACATCAATAAGCAAATCAAGAAAGTTATTAGCATCTATCAACTATCATAACAGGAACTATCCTCCTGCATGCGAAGCTTATAAATATACTACCACAAGAGAAAAGTATGAGAAATCTCACATCTAGATAACTGGCAGAAGATTTTCGTAGTACTAAGAAAAACTCTATACTTTGATTGGTTCCTTGTTGATTTAATCATTGCATATTCATACACTAATTATATAGGTTACTTATGTCATCTAAAATAAGTATTGACACATGTAATATTCCATAATACTTATATTACCCAAAGTAAACATTCCAACCATGGTTTGCAATGTCATCATAATAGTTTGTTGGCTCACCTCATCCTCTTCATCGATACATGGTTTGCTAATAGATCCTGGTATGTCGGAGCCAAATATGTAGGGATTAACCATAGCCAGTCTAGAACCAGAGTCATGCTCTTCCCACAGTGACTGTAAGGAAAGAAATTAGTAACCTCGCCTGTGTTTTAGATAGAATATATTACCACACGCTCTACTATTAACAATGGTTGGTAAATTCAGTGGGAAAGGAGAGCCTTTCAGTATCACGATGTGAAATACAATGCAATTTAGGAGCAATAAGAAAGGAAATATACCTGCAGCTTACACGGACCGAATTTGCCACCTTCAGAGGCAATCAACATATGATCATGAAGATTGTATATTACACCATCAATATTACAAGAGTTATAGTAAGTCTTGTTGTCAATAGATTTGAGGCCATCACCAACCCAATCAATAATACTAGCTGTGCTGGAACCTTCATATGCATTACGACCCCCTATAATTTCAGGTTTAGAACAAAGGTGTCCATTTAAAGTCATCTGATGAGCATTGTCATGATCTGAGATGGCATCATTTGCCATAGTTTCGTGTTTATGTGGCTTTCTTATCCCATTGTTAGTGACTCCATCTGCTTGGTATAATTCATCAGTTGGTGCTCTAGTGCTCTGACAATTCTCTACAGAAGAAACAATGGAAGAATGGTCCGCATGCTTTACGCCAAAAAGTGCTGTAGACTGCAGGATGGAATAATTTACTGGACTCACAGAACTGCTCTCAATATACATATGAGAGCCCCCTGACAGATTGCCAGAACTATACGTTGATGCTCCACTACTCTGAGCTTTATTGCATAATGTTGCAGTTTCTGTATGTATGCCACCAGAAGGCACGCCATTTCCTTCCTTTTCTACAGATGAGGTTTCATCATGTTTAACATCTTCTTTTCGAGGTTCAGCACCAGAAGGTGATTTAGAACCAGTAGCATCTAAAGCCAATGTACCACTTTTGCACACAGTGCTGCCAACTTTGTTGGTGTTTTGATTGATAACACTTCCATTTGCTGCTACATTTTTATCACTTCTGCCATCTTTTTCAGTTGGGTTTTCTGCTGCTACCTGAGAAGGCTGTGCACCATTAATCATACAAGTATTTGGTACAACAACAGTTCTTGAAACCTTGCCATATTTTGGAGGGAGGGGCTTGCCCTTACTATGTAACACACATGTTGGACAATACCACTCAGGTTTTTGCAGACCTTGATTCCCATAATACTGAAGACATTTTACGTGCGCACCCCTCTCACAGGCATCGCAAACAAGCAAACTTTCCATATTGATGATAGGAACTTTACATATCTGACAGTCCAGTCTTTTATTCATATACTCAGTTGAAGGCACACTCCAGCTGGGGTGATTAGCAGGTTGGCGCAGAATCCGTGCAACGTTTTTTGCTATTGCCTTGTGATTGGAGAAGATTGTTTGTTTTTGAACAGAGAGCTCCTCCTTTGGAGCTTGATATCCCATAACAACACTTCCTGTCCCAGGGCAAATAGCAGGCTCCTTTTCATCCACAGATTTCTCTGCTTGACTGGAACTCTGTAAGGAACTTCGATTGGAACTATTAGCAGTGTGATGACCTGATTTATTTGACTGTTCAATAGTTTCTGCACCTACAGATGACAGAGAAAAAAATTTCAGATACAGCAGATTCAAAATACTTCACTACTACCACTTACAAATTTATTTTATTACTATCATTTTCATTCTCTTGGTTtagtggctcttgttgggtatCTAGCCTATCCCAACCTTTGCTTGGGACCCAAAAACTTTGCTGTTGTTGCTGTAGTATAGCAGATTCAAAAGAATATGTCGCATACAAAATTAAATGAACAGGAATGCCTATGTgtgaaacttttttttaagtGAACTAAAAAAATTCATATCTTCCTCCACAGATCCACTTATCTGCTTCAACCTCCCTCATATTCAGAGAATGGGTAAGAGATTGCACAACTGCTTGCTTCTTTTCAAAGCAAATCACAATGGTACTGTAATCAAACAAAAGTTGAGGATACAAGGAAGGGGTTGTGTTGATTTAAAAATATGAACGTTGGGCGCCATTCGGAGATTAGCATATGTTGTAAAAAAACATAGGTGTTGTATGATTTCTGCATAGATTCTGAATAACCAATCATGCAAGCAAGATATAACATCTCTATAGGCCAATAAACATGGGTAAATATAATGCCCTGCAGGGAGTACGTTACTTCTACAGTTGTACTACCTGTTCTCACTATGTTTAAGACTAAAAGTGTCATACTTTTTATACAACACAGAAGGCACCTGTCCTGACATGGCATGTGCATTTTCTAATTTATTTTAATATTGAGAAACATACAGACCACAGAGTTACATGAGATGCCATTTGCATGATGTCGTGATGTACAATTAAAAAAAACGTAGATACAAGTGGTGGAAACTATTCCTATAAAAACAATAACAGCTTCCAAGGAAGCATATTTATTTTTGTGCACGACCATGTTTTTGTGGGGGTATATCAAGTGACAAACATGAAATATATGCAATCGTTAATCATTTTTTTGGAGCACCAAACCAACACAAAATGTTCTAACAACATCTCAGAAGATATTATACATGCATTCTCTCATCCTTATACTTCAAGTTTAAACTAAAAAACCAAAGAGAGAAATAAATTCAATGTGAAACTCCTATTGCCTTTTTCTTTAGTTTGTTAATTTGTAGTGTGCCAGAATTTTACATTTTGTTTCTATGAATGAATTCTGCCTTAAACATAAAATCCATTCACAATTAGTCATGTTTACCAAATTGCAAGTAGATCTAGACCAAGAGCCATCTCATAGATAAGCATTAAGCATGGGATCTTAATGGCAGATCTGTTGTAGCATGGATAGTGGTGGGATATAAAAGCTTGTCAGTACCTCCGTTTTGTGTGAAATTTGAACCATTAACAACAATTTCCATTTCGACATCTGCAGAGCCAATAGGTGGCAGTGAAACAGCTGAAGGGATGTCAGGTGATTTTATAGAAGATGCTCCTGCTATTGTTGCATTTAGCATGGGCTGCTTTGAGATAACTGGGGATGTCATTGGGGTTGACAGATTCCTGGGTACTCCAGTGGTGATCTTAGAAGCTCCATGCTGGAATCCTTTTCTAGCACTTGAGGCTGTCATTTTAGGCACAGTTGGTGAAGGGACCAGAGCTTCCTTCACTTCTTCCATCTACTTAtgggaaagaaaaggaaagaatgtAAAAGATCAATAAAGATGAATAAAACTTATTTTGCATAATCTGAGCTAATGGCGGTACAGTTCAACTAGATTAAAGTATGTACGACACATTAGCATGTTTGAACTACTGCAATGAGAGAATATACTTCCTCACTTAAAGCTCTATCATAACAAAAAAGAGAATCAAATTGAACCCAAAAACTCAAAATACTagcaaattaagaaaaaaacatgCTTTCCATTATTCCATTATCCTTTTTGTCAGGCAATGCGTGTATACCTAAGCTTTGTAGAAGGTTCCTTTTGTACTCTTTATGCTCACATTGTGCAAAGTCATAGTAATAACATATTTATACAAAATACTATATCTAGCCTTCAGCCAGTGAATTGCAGTGCATGGCTTGCTCAATTCTTGGTTTAGCATATACAATGCATAATAAATGAAAAGGAAACCATTTCTCGGTTTTAGTACATCACAGATACAAGGCCCCGCATATTACACATGGGGCATCAAGCCGTCACTGTATACTGTGTCACTATATGGCAAGCCATTATGTAGATAATAAAAACAAGCTGCTATTGCAAGTCATTGCATCATATCAGATATGGCGGAAGGTGAAGCTAAATAACAGAATCAAGGCCCTGTGTGCTGCTCGTGCACATAAATGGTGGCCTGGTGGTGCGGCAGCAACTTACTGCTTCACTGTACAGCATTATCGAGACAAAAACTTGTTTTTTACTAACTCATCTTGTCGGCTATGCACAAGCTGAGGATAACTACCCAAATCAAGGATACACAGTGCAGCAGGGGAACGGAGTGAGCGCTGAATAAATGATCAGAGAAGAGGCATCGGCGCCAAACCTTGCGCTTGGTGAGGAGGACCCTCTCGGCGATGGAGGCCTTGCGCGGGCGGAATCCCACGGCTGCGGGGTCCCTGGTCCGGGTGAGCCCAAGGTCCTGGACGAGCGCGCGAACCGCCTCTGTCGTGAACAGCTCCCTGGGCCGCAGCAGCTCCACCTCCCCCGCCACTACGGCGGCGAGCGCTCCCCGCGCCTCGGCCGCGAGcgcgcgctccgccgccgtcggggccCGCCCACCCCgcgcctccccggccgccgccatcaccaTCACGATCTCCGCCACCCGGCCCAGCTCCccgccccctcgccgccgcttccgcccgATCCCCATCGCGCGCGCGAGCTGGGTGAAGGCGGAGGCGAAACCCTAGGTGAAGGAGTGGGAAGCGGGGGAGCGAGGAGGGGTTTTGGAAGGTTCCGGAGCTGAGGCGGGGAGTTTCGAAAGCTTGCTCGGTGTGGGTGACGCCTGCTTGGAAGAGACGATAGAGGTGGCGGTAGGAATTTGTGAGGGGATCGAAGGCAGCAGCGAGccagcgacgacgacgcgcgcgaggaggagaggggacAGAGTACGGACGCTTCACTTTCTCTCAGGTGTTTGATCTCACACCTCCCCCGAAAAGTTAAAATTGTCAGAGAGTTTCAACCACGgaagtgaagaaaaaaaatcaaaacacacCTTCCAAATAAGATTTATGCTGAATGTatttaatttcaaattttaatttCCAACTAAGATGTAttcaatttcaaaattttaattATATGGAGATGTATAACAAAATCAAACACACACTCCAAAGTTCTTGAAATTATATGGTATAAAGTTTTGGATACATGTCTTGAACGGTTTAGAAAGCTATACAGTTATGGTTTTGAAAGTGAAGATGTATAATTTTTATaatgattattttttttctaaatctaTGTATACAGTTTTGGATACATGGTCTCAATGATGTACGAAGTTCGGGATATGTGATTTCAAGGTTGataatgcaaaaaaaatttaaacaaTAGTTAGTCTCTAAAATCAATATACAAAACTTTGGCTATGTGATTTAAAATCTAAACATACATAATCATTTGACATCATCGTTTGCCTAACATACCTCCGTGTGGAGCGCAAAAGGAACGACGCTAGCGCGGAGGGAAGCAACGGTCTCAAACGCGTCCATGTCTTCTCCACTTTCTTTTACGgaaaaaagtctattttactcTCCTCATTTATTTACTTTGTTCATTTAACTCTCTAAGTAAAATATAGACTCACTTTACTCCCCAAACAATTTCATTTCATCCAATCTACTCCTAATTAGATTTTTTTCttcgtgtacaaattgaattttaatttcagacttataacatgatgatgtatgttagaaaaatatattaaatttttttcatgattacttttcatatagttttgtatatctaagatcaacttcgtattaaatattcctaacctatgaaaataaccatgaaaattcttagtataattttctaacatacggcatcatgttttgtatatgctcacaaaatttgaactcaaaattcaactcatacacgaagaaacaaaaaagagaaatctaattagcggtagattggaccaaatgagttcaggggagtaaagtgagccaaaATTTTGTTCAAGAGGTTAAATGGACAAAGTagataggtgaggggagtaaaatagatttttttctttatttattccTTAACCTCCACATCACTAGAGAAATTGGCGACCCATTGAAAACACCTCGTGCATAGTCACATAGGGTAAATCCTCATCCTTCACGGCAGGTGGATGTGCCTCGCTCCTACGACACAGTGAGCTACAACAAGCTTCGTGAGTGAAAAAAGATGTACAATGAATCCAACACAGGTCCGATAGGATGATGAATTTTCTTTTCATGGTTTTTTGGCTATAGGAAGCATAGGGGTGTGGATGTATTGCGGTGTTTCTTAGGAAACTTATTATAGGAATTTTGAACGTAAATGTTCGTTGACTGAGAGAGGTGCATTGCAAATCTCAAAGAAATAACATGATGAAATCAGACCTCATATTCATTTCCTTCTATGGAGCAATTTTAGGCCTGATTGGTTCTCTTCCCCAGCGAGCCTAGCTCGCACTAGGGAGCCAGGCCGGCCGGAGCCAGGCCCTGCGGGTGTAAAGGCCCATTGTTTGGTTGCTTGCTCCATTCAAGCCAGGCCACAAGGAGACAGTGATTGGTTGCATGAATGCACGCAGAATTCAAATACGAGATGCAACTTGAGTTTGTTTGGTTGGGCGAATGCACCATGTTACCAAGTTACCACCACTAGTCCATTGGATGAAATCACAGTTTGCGACAAGTGTAACATTACATACACTTAGAAACTAAAACCACAATTATTATAGTTTAAACTAAGATTACTGAAACCTTTAATAACATCATGACATCTTTAAAATCCCAAGAAGCCTTCTTGATCTTAGGTTGAGCTGTAGTAGGTACCTCTTTTGCTTCAAATTTTGCACCATAAAATGCTTACATAGCTTCTTCTTTTGTCTTGTACTTCTTGTAGCACTCTCTCTTGAAGCCGCTGACTTGATCATGGCAAGCCTCCTGGAGAAAACTCCACTTTGGCGACCAACATTTACCACATACCAGGATATTTCTGAAGAGTAAAGAGGGAAAACAAAGTATCATTGCCAAAAAAGAAGTTGAGTATAATATGTTCAGCCTAGGTTCATTGACAAAGGACACATGAAACCAATTCAAGCAAAAGGAGCACAGGTTGACATCAATATCAAATGGTGAACATATACCATCACTGGCAATGGACATATATGCTCAGAAAATGTAACCAATTTGAGATGCAATCAGCAAGCAAAAGGAGCACAGGTTGACAAAAATATCAAATGGTGAACATATACCATCACTGGCAAATGACATATATGCTCAGACTAATGTAACCTAACAAATCATTAgcaatgggcatatgctcagCATAGGAATATCATATCTTAGCATAATAAGATAACCATCTAATCACAAGCATCATTGGCAATGGACAAGTATACTCAGAAAAAATTTACAACAATGAAATGAAAGCAACAAGCAAAATGAAACAGATGTAGAGTAGTTATCAGTCATCATTGGCAATGAACATATGCTCAGAACAACCACATCACCAGATTGTCATGACATAAGATAACTCACAGTTGAGTTACAAATCCAAATAGTCTAGGAGAAAGATCAACAGATCAACTGGTCACTGCTTAGGAGAGGCAATTAGGAGAAGGctcactgcacaaaagaatgCACTAGCACTTCAGGACGCTCACTGCAAAAAAGGCAACCATCTGATCAGCAGGATCACTGCACAAAAGAATCCCATTGCCTGATCAGCAGGCTCACTGCATGTAGTAGTGCTTGGCCAAGAAGGTCCTCAGCCACAGCACACAGTGAGAACCATTCATCTTCACAAATGCAATACCATGAGCCTTGCTGCCAAGCAGGTGCTCATATGCAGCCATTAGTGCTTCATC
Above is a genomic segment from Setaria viridis chromosome 4, Setaria_viridis_v4.0, whole genome shotgun sequence containing:
- the LOC117852030 gene encoding uncharacterized protein isoform X3; amino-acid sequence: MGIGRKRRRGGGELGRVAEIVMVMAAAGEARGGRAPTAAERALAAEARGALAAVVAGEVELLRPRELFTTEAVRALVQDLGLTRTRDPAAVGFRPRKASIAERVLLTKRKMEEVKEALVPSPTVPKMTASSARKGFQHGASKITTGVPRNLSTPMTSPVISKQPMLNATIAGASSIKSPDIPSAVSLPPIGSADVEMEIVVNGSNFTQNGGAETIEQSNKSGHHTANSSNRSSLQSSSQAEKSVDEKEPAICPGTGSVVMGYQAPKEELSVQKQTIFSNHKAIAKNVARILRQPANHPSWSVPSTEYMNKRLDCQICKVPIINMESLLVCDACERGAHVKCLQYYGNQGLQKPEWYCPTCVLHSKGKPLPPKYGKVSRTVVVPNTCMINGAQPSQVAAENPTEKDGRSDKNVAANGSVINQNTNKVGSTVCKSGTLALDATGSKSPSGAEPRKEDVKHDETSSVEKEGNGVPSGGIHTETATLCNKAQSSGASTYSSGNLSGGSHMYIESSSVSPVNYSILQSTALFGVKHADHSSIVSSVENCQSTRAPTDELYQADGVTNNGIRKPHKHETMANDAISDHDNAHQMTLNGHLCSKPEIIGGRNAYEGSSTASIIDWVGDGLKSIDNKTYYNSCNIDGVIYNLHDHMLIASEGGKFGPCKLQSLWEEHDSGSRLAMVNPYIFGSDIPGSISKPCIDEEDEVYGSNNDRIVLVSAIHGPCEVLHVDKFREETKRRCQVDSSGCVLHPIFFCSIGSCQWYFCTMS
- the LOC117852030 gene encoding uncharacterized protein isoform X4, giving the protein MGIGRKRRRGGGELGRVAEIVMVMAAAGEARGGRAPTAAERALAAEARGALAAVVAGEVELLRPRELFTTEAVRALVQDLGLTRTRDPAAVGFRPRKASIAERVLLTKRKMEEVKEALVPSPTVPKMTASSARKGFQHGASKITTGVPRNLSTPMTSPVISKQPMLNATIAGASSIKSPDIPSAVSLPPIGSADVEMEIVVNGSNFTQNGGAETIEQSNKSGHHTANSSNRSSLQSSSQAEKSVDEKEPAICPGTGSVVMGYQAPKEELSVQKQTIFSNHKAIAKNVARILRQPANHPSWSVPSTEYMNKRLDCQICKVPIINMESLLVCDACERGAHVKCLQYYGNQGLQKPEWYCPTCVLHSKGKPLPPKYGKVSRTVVVPNTCMINGAQPSQVAAENPTEKDGRSDKNVAANGSVINQNTNKVGSTVCKSGTLALDATGSKSPSGAEPRKEDVKHDETSSVEKEGNGVPSGGIHTETATLCNKAQSSGASTYSSGNLSGGSHMYIESSSVSPVNYSILQSTALFGVKHADHSSIVSSVENCQSTRAPTDELYQADGVTNNGIRKPHKHETMANDAISDHDNAHQMTLNGHLCSKPEIIGGRNAYEGSSTASIIDWVGDGLKSIDNKTYYNSCNIDGVIYNLHDHMLIASEGGKFGPCKLQARLLISFLTVTVGRA
- the LOC117852030 gene encoding uncharacterized protein isoform X1, coding for MGIGRKRRRGGGELGRVAEIVMVMAAAGEARGGRAPTAAERALAAEARGALAAVVAGEVELLRPRELFTTEAVRALVQDLGLTRTRDPAAVGFRPRKASIAERVLLTKRKMEEVKEALVPSPTVPKMTASSARKGFQHGASKITTGVPRNLSTPMTSPVISKQPMLNATIAGASSIKSPDIPSAVSLPPIGSADVEMEIVVNGSNFTQNGGAETIEQSNKSGHHTANSSNRSSLQSSSQAEKSVDEKEPAICPGTGSVVMGYQAPKEELSVQKQTIFSNHKAIAKNVARILRQPANHPSWSVPSTEYMNKRLDCQICKVPIINMESLLVCDACERGAHVKCLQYYGNQGLQKPEWYCPTCVLHSKGKPLPPKYGKVSRTVVVPNTCMINGAQPSQVAAENPTEKDGRSDKNVAANGSVINQNTNKVGSTVCKSGTLALDATGSKSPSGAEPRKEDVKHDETSSVEKEGNGVPSGGIHTETATLCNKAQSSGASTYSSGNLSGGSHMYIESSSVSPVNYSILQSTALFGVKHADHSSIVSSVENCQSTRAPTDELYQADGVTNNGIRKPHKHETMANDAISDHDNAHQMTLNGHLCSKPEIIGGRNAYEGSSTASIIDWVGDGLKSIDNKTYYNSCNIDGVIYNLHDHMLIASEGGKFGPCKLQSLWEEHDSGSRLAMVNPYIFGSDIPGSISKPCIDEEDEVYGSNNDRIVLVSAIHGPCEVLHVDKFREETKRRCQVDSSGCVLHPIFFCRWNYDDSTSSFYKDYNVDN
- the LOC117852030 gene encoding uncharacterized protein isoform X2; translated protein: MGIGRKRRRGGGELGRVAEIVMVMAAAGEARGGRAPTAAERALAAEARGALAAVVAGEVELLRPRELFTTEAVRALVQDLGLTRTRDPAAVGFRPRKASIAERVLLTKRKMEEVKEALVPSPTVPKMTASSARKGFQHGASKITTGVPRNLSTPMTSPVISKQPMLNATIAGASSIKSPDIPSAVSLPPIGSADVEMEIVVNGSNFTQNGGAETIEQSNKSGHHTANSSNRSSLQSSSQAEKSVDEKEPAICPGTGSVVMGYQAPKEELSVQKQTIFSNHKAIAKNVARILRQPANHPSWSVPSTEYMNKRLDCQICKVPIINMESLLVCDACERGAHVKCLQYYGNQGLQKPEWYCPTCVLHSKGKPLPPKYGKVSRTVVVPNTCMINGAQPSQVAAENPTEKDGRSDKNVAANGSVINQNTNKVGSTVCKSGTLALDATGSKSPSGAEPRKEDVKHDETSSVEKEGNGVPSGGIHTETATLCNKAQSSGASTYSSGNLSGGSHMYIESSSVSPVNYSILQSTALFGVKHADHSSIVSSVENCQSTRAPTDELYQADGVTNNGIRKPHKHETMANDAISDHDNAHQMTLNGHLCSKPEIIGGRNAYEGSSTASIIDWVGDGLKSIDNKTYYNSCNIDGVIYNLHDHMLIASEGGKFGPCKLQSLWEEHDSGSRLAMVNPYIFGSDIPGSISKPCIDEEDEVYGSNNDRIVLVSAIHGPCEVLHVDKFREETKRRCQVDSSGCVLHPIFFCRMLLLVWMLLLLVLGFSP